A region from the Streptomyces lydicus genome encodes:
- a CDS encoding DUF4232 domain-containing protein, producing the protein MNSSATVRTARRRTLRLAAAALTAAAGLTLTACSGSDDAGAKPAGRTDAGAAAVDAGGAAFATGGDAVPDPDAGGATTTSIVLTNKGGSACKIGGFPGVDLKSENGGERWSLARSSKKFSSITLQPGDSTDFTINVAMTKEETGFYQPAFADVTPPNETTSLTVEWPWGTLVDQRSATHPATFVNPIG; encoded by the coding sequence ATGAACTCCAGCGCCACCGTCCGCACCGCTCGCCGCCGCACCCTGCGCCTTGCCGCCGCGGCTCTGACCGCAGCCGCCGGTCTCACCCTGACCGCCTGCTCCGGATCGGACGACGCCGGCGCGAAGCCCGCCGGCCGCACGGACGCGGGTGCGGCGGCCGTCGACGCCGGCGGGGCGGCCTTCGCCACCGGCGGCGACGCGGTCCCGGACCCGGACGCGGGCGGCGCGACGACCACCAGCATCGTCCTGACCAACAAGGGCGGCAGTGCCTGCAAGATCGGCGGCTTCCCGGGCGTGGACCTCAAGTCCGAGAACGGCGGCGAGCGCTGGTCGCTGGCCCGCTCGTCGAAGAAGTTCAGCTCGATCACCCTGCAGCCCGGGGACAGCACCGACTTCACGATCAACGTCGCCATGACCAAGGAAGAGACGGGCTTCTACCAGCCCGCCTTCGCGGACGTCACCCCGCCCAACGAGACCACCTCGCTGACCGTGGAATGGCCCTGGGGCACGCTCGTCGACCAGCGGAGCGCCACCCACCCGGCCACCTTCGTCAACCCCATCGGCTGA
- a CDS encoding alpha/beta fold hydrolase yields MEQTIQKSLPVGGGSWVTVEVYGEPDAPGLVVVPGAMSDARGWRHVAAAVDAWPSVTVVNRRGRTPSGPLTSAYSLQAEVEDLGVILDECKGTQALFGWSYGGLIALLAANDRPLRQLIAYEPVMRPFGRHILPDLRTAEEAADWDATVEIVNRQLAGLDTAQVEALRSDRQGWEEMQHLSRPAYAELAALNSAPPPDEMARRADRVDLIIGQCNHGTAPYGTSFDDVRQRVTRADVHVLPGQGHLAHIQAPTELGHLLNGLAAA; encoded by the coding sequence ATGGAGCAAACGATTCAGAAAAGTCTGCCGGTCGGTGGGGGGAGTTGGGTCACGGTCGAGGTCTACGGGGAGCCTGATGCTCCTGGTCTCGTCGTCGTCCCGGGTGCGATGAGTGACGCGCGCGGGTGGCGTCATGTCGCGGCCGCCGTCGACGCCTGGCCGTCGGTGACGGTCGTCAACCGTCGGGGCCGTACCCCCTCGGGGCCGTTGACCAGCGCGTACTCGCTGCAAGCGGAGGTCGAGGACCTCGGCGTGATCCTCGACGAGTGCAAAGGCACGCAGGCGCTCTTCGGCTGGAGCTACGGCGGCTTGATCGCGCTACTGGCCGCCAACGATCGTCCACTGCGCCAGCTGATTGCCTACGAGCCGGTGATGCGGCCGTTCGGCCGTCACATACTGCCGGATCTACGGACCGCTGAGGAGGCGGCGGACTGGGATGCCACCGTCGAGATCGTGAACCGGCAGCTCGCCGGACTCGACACGGCGCAGGTCGAGGCACTGCGGTCCGACCGTCAAGGATGGGAGGAAATGCAGCACTTGAGCAGACCGGCGTACGCGGAGCTCGCCGCGCTCAACTCGGCGCCGCCACCGGATGAGATGGCCCGACGGGCGGATCGTGTCGACCTGATCATCGGGCAGTGCAATCACGGAACGGCCCCCTACGGAACGTCGTTCGACGATGTCCGGCAGCGCGTCACCCGTGCCGACGTCCATGTGCTTCCCGGTCAGGGGCACCTGGCCCACATCCAGGCGCCGACGGAGCTCGGCCACCTGCTCAACGGCCTCGCCGCTGCCTGA